Proteins encoded by one window of Enterobacter hormaechei subsp. xiangfangensis:
- the soxR gene encoding redox-sensitive transcriptional activator SoxR: MEKRLPRIKALLTPGEVAKRSGVAVSALHFYESKGLIKSTRNAGNQRRYTRDVLRYVAIIKIAQRIGIPLATIGDAFGVLPEGHSLSAKEWKQLSSQWREELDRRIHTLVALRDELDGCIGCGCLSRSDCPLRNPGDRLGEQGTGARLLEED; encoded by the coding sequence ATGGAAAAGAGATTACCGCGCATCAAAGCACTGTTAACCCCCGGTGAAGTGGCGAAGCGAAGCGGTGTGGCGGTGTCGGCGCTCCACTTCTATGAAAGCAAAGGGTTAATAAAAAGTACCCGCAACGCCGGAAACCAGCGGCGCTACACGCGCGACGTGCTCCGCTACGTGGCGATTATCAAAATTGCGCAACGTATCGGCATTCCTCTGGCCACCATTGGTGACGCGTTCGGCGTATTGCCGGAAGGACACTCGCTGAGCGCGAAAGAGTGGAAGCAGCTGTCGTCCCAGTGGCGAGAAGAACTGGATCGTCGTATTCACACGCTGGTGGCCCTGCGCGATGAACTGGATGGCTGCATTGGTTGCGGGTGTTTATCACGTAGCGATTGCCCGCTGCGTAACCCGGGTGACAGGCTGGGCGAGCAGGGAACAGGGGCACGGTTGCTGGAGGAGGATTGA
- a CDS encoding glutathione S-transferase family protein — MLTVHHLNQSRSHRVLWALEELGLTYDIVRYQREKTMLAPDSLKKVHPLGKSPVLEDNGLVLAESGAILEYLQETYDSASRFKPLDPAHKVQYRFWLHYAEGSLMPLLLMKLVFNSLGKPPVPFGLRTLGKALGQGVQKAYLNRQLETHARFINDHLAENSWFAGDTLTMADIQMSFPLFALLARGGIDNLDHIAAWKQRVEARPGWQTTLAKGGPLTIPGEG; from the coding sequence ATGCTAACGGTCCACCACCTTAATCAGTCTCGTTCACATCGTGTCCTCTGGGCGCTGGAAGAGCTGGGTCTGACGTACGACATCGTGCGCTACCAGCGTGAAAAAACCATGCTCGCGCCAGACTCGCTCAAAAAAGTGCATCCGCTGGGAAAATCCCCGGTACTCGAAGATAACGGACTGGTTCTGGCCGAATCAGGTGCGATTCTGGAATATCTTCAGGAAACGTACGATTCGGCGTCACGATTCAAACCGTTAGATCCCGCCCATAAAGTGCAGTATCGCTTCTGGCTGCATTACGCCGAAGGGTCTTTGATGCCGCTACTGTTAATGAAGCTGGTGTTTAACAGCCTCGGCAAACCACCCGTCCCGTTTGGCCTGCGCACGCTGGGTAAGGCGCTGGGGCAGGGGGTGCAAAAAGCGTATCTCAACCGCCAGCTGGAAACGCATGCGCGCTTTATTAACGATCATCTTGCCGAAAACAGCTGGTTTGCCGGCGACACGCTGACCATGGCTGATATCCAGATGAGTTTTCCCCTCTTCGCCCTGCTGGCGAGAGGCGGCATCGACAATCTCGACCACATAGCGGCGTGGAAACAGAGAGTGGAGGCACGTCCGGGCTGGCAGACAACGCTTGCGAAAGGCGGCCCACTGACGATCCCCGGCGAGGGATGA
- the ghxP gene encoding guanine/hypoxanthine transporter GhxP, whose translation MSTPSARTGGSLDAMFKISARGSTVRQEVVAGLTTFLAMVYSVIVVPGMLGKAGFPPAAVFVATCLVAGVGSIVMGLWANLPLAIGCAISLTAFTAFSLVLGQQISVPVALGAVFLMGVLFTVISATGIRSWILRNLPQGVAHGTGIGIGLFLLLIAANGVGLVIKNPLDGLPVALGNFASFPVIMSLVGLAVIIGLEKLKVPGGILLTIIGVSIVGLIFDPTVHFSGIFAMPSLSDDKGNSLIGSLDIVGALNPVILPSVLALVMTAVFDATGTIRAVAGQANLLDKDGQIIDGGKALTTDSLSSVFSGLVGAAPAAVYIESAAGTAAGGKTGLTAITVGVLFLLILFLSPLSYLVPAYATAPALMYVGLLMLSNVAKIDFADFVDAMSGLITAVFIVLTCNIVTGIMIGFASLVIGRLVSGEWRKLNIGTVVIAVALVAFYAGGWAI comes from the coding sequence ATGTCTACGCCATCTGCGCGTACCGGCGGTTCACTTGACGCCATGTTTAAGATTTCTGCTCGCGGCAGCACCGTGCGCCAGGAAGTTGTTGCCGGTCTGACCACGTTTCTGGCGATGGTGTACTCCGTCATCGTGGTGCCGGGCATGCTCGGCAAAGCGGGCTTCCCGCCAGCGGCGGTCTTCGTTGCCACCTGCCTGGTTGCGGGTGTGGGTTCGATTGTGATGGGCCTGTGGGCGAACCTGCCTCTGGCGATCGGGTGCGCCATCTCCCTGACCGCGTTTACCGCCTTCAGCCTGGTGCTGGGCCAGCAGATCAGCGTCCCGGTAGCGCTCGGCGCCGTGTTCCTGATGGGCGTGCTGTTCACCGTAATTTCAGCAACCGGCATTCGTAGCTGGATTTTGCGCAACCTGCCGCAGGGCGTGGCGCACGGCACCGGCATCGGTATTGGTCTGTTCCTGCTGCTGATCGCTGCCAACGGCGTCGGCCTGGTCATCAAGAACCCGCTGGACGGCCTGCCGGTTGCGCTGGGTAACTTCGCGAGCTTCCCGGTGATCATGTCGCTGGTGGGTCTGGCGGTGATCATTGGCCTGGAAAAACTGAAAGTGCCGGGCGGCATTCTGCTGACCATTATCGGCGTGTCTATCGTCGGCCTGATCTTCGACCCGACCGTTCATTTCTCCGGGATTTTCGCCATGCCGTCGCTGAGCGATGACAAAGGCAACTCCCTGATTGGCAGCCTGGATATTGTGGGCGCGCTGAACCCAGTGATCCTGCCAAGCGTGCTGGCGCTGGTAATGACCGCGGTGTTTGACGCCACCGGCACCATCCGCGCGGTGGCCGGTCAGGCGAACCTGCTGGATAAAGACGGACAGATTATTGACGGCGGCAAAGCGCTGACCACCGACTCCCTGAGCAGCGTTTTCTCTGGTCTGGTGGGTGCGGCGCCTGCGGCGGTGTACATCGAGTCCGCAGCGGGTACGGCGGCGGGCGGTAAAACCGGCCTGACGGCCATCACCGTTGGCGTACTGTTTCTGCTGATCCTGTTCCTCTCTCCGCTCTCTTATCTGGTGCCAGCTTACGCGACCGCACCTGCGCTGATGTACGTTGGCCTGCTGATGCTGAGCAACGTGGCGAAAATCGACTTCGCGGATTTTGTTGATGCCATGTCCGGCCTGATCACTGCGGTATTCATCGTGCTGACCTGTAACATCGTGACCGGCATTATGATCGGCTTCGCCTCGCTGGTGATTGGGCGTCTGGTCTCCGGTGAGTGGCGCAAGCTGAACATTGGGACCGTGGTCATCGCCGTTGCGCTGGTGGCGTTCTACGCGGGCGGCTGGGCCATCTGA
- a CDS encoding Na+/H+ antiporter has translation MEIFFTILIMTLVVSLSGVVTRVLPFQVPLPLMQIAIGALLAWPTFGLHVEFDPELFLVLFIPPLLFADGWKTPTREFLEHGREIFGLALALVVVTVVGIGFLIYWAVPGIPLIPAFALAAVLSPTDAVALSGIVGEGRIPKKIMGILQGEALMNDASGLVALKFAVAVAMGTMVFTVGGATLEFFKVAIGGILAGFVVSWLYGRSLRFLSRWGGDEPATQIVLLFLLPFASYLIAEHIGVSGILAAVAAGMTITRSGVMRRAPLAMRLRANSTWAMLEFVFNGMVFLLLGLQLPGIMESSLIAAEADPNVEVWMLFTDIVLIYLALMLVRFGWLWTMKKFSVRFLTKKPMEFGSWTTRELLIASFAGVRGAITLAGVLSIPLLLPTGDVFPARYELVFLAAGVILFSLFVGVIMLPILLQHIDAGDSSQQHKEERIARAATAEVAIVAIEKMEERLAADAEENIDNQLLKEVSSRVIGNLRRRADGRNDVESSLQEENLERRFRLAALRSERAELYHLRATRQISNETLQKLLHDLDLLEALLIENQ, from the coding sequence ATGGAAATTTTCTTCACAATACTCATCATGACCCTTGTGGTCTCATTATCCGGGGTGGTTACACGCGTACTGCCCTTCCAGGTCCCCCTGCCCTTAATGCAAATAGCTATCGGCGCGCTGCTGGCGTGGCCGACGTTCGGTCTGCACGTGGAGTTCGATCCGGAACTGTTTCTCGTGCTGTTTATCCCGCCGCTGCTGTTTGCCGATGGCTGGAAAACGCCGACGCGCGAATTTCTGGAGCACGGGCGAGAGATCTTCGGCCTGGCGCTGGCGCTGGTGGTCGTCACCGTGGTCGGGATTGGTTTCCTGATCTACTGGGCCGTACCGGGGATCCCGCTCATCCCCGCCTTTGCGCTGGCTGCCGTGCTGTCGCCTACCGACGCCGTGGCGCTGTCCGGCATTGTGGGTGAAGGGCGCATTCCAAAGAAAATCATGGGCATTTTGCAGGGCGAGGCGCTGATGAACGACGCCTCTGGCCTGGTCGCCCTGAAGTTTGCCGTGGCGGTTGCCATGGGCACCATGGTCTTTACCGTAGGCGGCGCGACCCTGGAATTCTTCAAGGTGGCGATTGGCGGTATCCTCGCGGGCTTCGTAGTGAGCTGGCTGTACGGACGCTCGCTGCGCTTCCTTAGCCGCTGGGGTGGTGATGAACCGGCGACGCAGATCGTCCTGCTGTTCCTGCTGCCGTTCGCCTCTTACCTGATTGCCGAACATATCGGCGTGTCGGGCATTCTGGCGGCGGTAGCTGCGGGGATGACCATCACCCGCTCCGGCGTGATGCGCCGCGCACCGCTGGCGATGCGCCTGCGTGCAAACAGTACCTGGGCGATGCTCGAGTTTGTCTTTAACGGCATGGTGTTCCTGCTGTTGGGCCTGCAACTGCCGGGCATTATGGAATCCTCGCTGATTGCGGCCGAAGCGGATCCAAACGTTGAAGTCTGGATGCTATTTACCGATATCGTGCTCATCTACCTTGCGCTGATGCTGGTACGTTTCGGCTGGCTGTGGACGATGAAGAAATTCAGCGTTCGCTTCCTGACCAAAAAGCCGATGGAGTTTGGCTCGTGGACCACGCGCGAGCTGCTGATTGCCTCTTTCGCGGGCGTTCGCGGGGCGATCACCCTTGCTGGTGTGCTCTCCATTCCTCTGCTTCTGCCGACGGGCGACGTCTTCCCGGCGCGCTACGAGCTGGTGTTCCTGGCGGCAGGCGTGATCCTCTTCTCGCTGTTTGTCGGCGTGATTATGCTGCCGATTCTGCTGCAACATATTGACGCGGGTGACTCCTCGCAACAGCACAAAGAAGAGCGGATTGCCCGTGCGGCGACGGCGGAAGTGGCGATTGTCGCCATCGAGAAAATGGAGGAGCGTCTGGCCGCCGATGCCGAAGAGAACATTGATAACCAGCTGCTGAAGGAAGTCAGTTCACGCGTGATTGGTAATTTGCGTCGCCGTGCTGACGGACGTAACGACGTGGAAAGTTCGTTGCAGGAAGAGAACCTCGAACGCCGTTTCCGCCTGGCGGCGCTGCGCTCCGAGCGTGCCGAGCTGTATCACCTGCGCGCGACGCGGCAGATCAGTAACGAGACGCTGCAAAAGCTGCTGCACGATCTGGACCTGCTGGAAGCGTTGTTGATAGAGAATCAGTAG
- a CDS encoding LysR family transcriptional regulator, with protein MDIRTLRYFVEVVRQQSFTRAAEKLFVTQPTISKMLKNLEDELNCTLLIRDGRKLLLTDTGRVVFERGLAILAEFRQLEAELGDINHLTKGLLRLGIPPMVGMMMAGPISLFRQRYPGVELKISEFGGLTVQQAVMNGELDVAMTALPVEEESGLATLPLFSHPLCVLVPRSGDWLKIDAVKPELLGEHPLLIYNEDFALSRQLMALFNQHNVKPRIAVRSGQWDFLAAMVQAGVGIAILPQPICERLDKNTLRWIPLESDLHWQLGMIWREGVYLSHSAQAWLQCCEGFWVP; from the coding sequence ATGGACATAAGAACGCTGCGCTATTTTGTCGAGGTGGTTCGCCAGCAAAGTTTTACTCGCGCAGCGGAGAAGTTATTCGTAACCCAGCCGACCATCAGCAAGATGCTGAAAAACCTCGAAGATGAGCTGAACTGTACGCTGCTGATCCGCGACGGGCGCAAGCTACTGCTGACCGATACCGGTCGCGTAGTGTTCGAGCGCGGGCTGGCCATTCTGGCAGAGTTCCGCCAGCTGGAGGCCGAGCTTGGGGACATCAACCACCTGACAAAAGGGCTGCTGCGGCTCGGTATTCCGCCGATGGTCGGCATGATGATGGCCGGGCCGATAAGCTTGTTTCGCCAGCGCTACCCCGGCGTTGAGCTAAAAATTTCTGAATTTGGCGGCCTGACCGTGCAGCAGGCGGTGATGAACGGTGAACTGGACGTGGCCATGACGGCCCTTCCCGTAGAGGAGGAAAGCGGCCTGGCGACGCTGCCGCTGTTCAGCCACCCGCTGTGCGTGCTGGTGCCGCGCTCCGGCGACTGGCTGAAGATAGACGCAGTAAAACCCGAGCTGCTCGGCGAACACCCGCTGCTGATTTACAACGAAGATTTTGCCTTAAGCCGCCAGCTGATGGCACTGTTTAACCAGCACAACGTAAAGCCGCGCATTGCGGTGCGCAGCGGCCAGTGGGATTTTCTGGCGGCGATGGTACAGGCGGGCGTGGGGATTGCCATTCTGCCGCAGCCGATCTGCGAGCGGCTGGATAAAAACACGCTGCGCTGGATCCCGCTGGAGAGCGACCTGCACTGGCAGCTGGGGATGATCTGGCGTGAAGGGGTCTATCTGTCGCACAGCGCGCAGGCGTGGTTGCAATGCTGTGAGGGGTTTTGGGTGCCCTGA
- a CDS encoding CidA/LrgA family protein — translation MAVALSRVTPAVVQRLQVPVQVLLYAGLFVFAEYLVDWLHLPLPANLVGMVLMLTLILCRALPLNWVRAGARWLLAEMLLFFVPAVVAVVNYAQLLMVDGWRIFAVIALSTLMVLGATAWVVDKVYRFEISRQKHD, via the coding sequence ATGGCCGTGGCGTTAAGCCGTGTTACGCCTGCCGTTGTGCAACGACTTCAGGTACCGGTTCAGGTACTGCTCTACGCGGGACTGTTTGTTTTCGCGGAATATCTTGTCGACTGGCTGCATCTGCCTTTACCCGCCAACCTGGTGGGGATGGTGCTGATGCTGACGCTGATCCTCTGTCGCGCGTTGCCCCTTAACTGGGTGCGCGCCGGGGCGCGCTGGCTGCTGGCGGAGATGCTATTGTTCTTTGTGCCGGCCGTGGTGGCGGTGGTGAATTATGCACAACTGCTGATGGTCGACGGCTGGCGCATCTTTGCGGTTATCGCCCTGAGCACGCTGATGGTGCTGGGCGCCACCGCCTGGGTGGTGGATAAGGTGTATCGCTTTGAAATCAGCAGGCAGAAGCATGACTAA
- a CDS encoding LrgB family protein, with product MTNFQISLLCLIATVVIYFANKRLYRRFRALPLMPLVFTPILLVLMLVFGHISWQNYIGESHWLLWLLGPATIAFAVPVYDNLAIIRRHWMSLSAGVVTATVVAVCSSVWLARLFTLSDEIQRSLAVRSVTTPFALAAAKPLGGQPDLVALFVVVTGVFGMAVGDMLFLRLSIREGMAKGAGFGAASHGAGTARSYELGQQEGVVASLVMMLSGVTMVLIAPLVAWVMF from the coding sequence ATGACTAACTTTCAGATAAGCCTGCTGTGCCTGATTGCGACAGTTGTCATCTACTTTGCCAACAAGCGCCTGTATCGCCGCTTTCGCGCGCTGCCGCTGATGCCGTTGGTCTTTACGCCGATCCTGCTGGTGCTGATGCTGGTCTTCGGCCATATCTCCTGGCAGAACTACATTGGCGAATCCCACTGGCTGCTGTGGCTGCTCGGCCCGGCGACCATCGCCTTCGCCGTACCCGTTTATGACAACCTCGCTATTATCAGACGCCACTGGATGTCGCTCAGCGCGGGCGTCGTCACCGCGACGGTGGTGGCGGTGTGCAGCTCGGTCTGGCTGGCGCGCCTGTTTACCCTGTCGGATGAAATCCAGCGCAGCCTGGCGGTGCGTTCGGTGACCACGCCGTTTGCGCTGGCAGCCGCCAAACCGCTCGGTGGCCAGCCGGATCTGGTGGCGCTGTTTGTGGTGGTGACGGGCGTCTTTGGGATGGCGGTGGGCGATATGCTGTTTCTGCGGCTTTCTATTCGGGAAGGAATGGCCAAAGGCGCGGGATTTGGCGCGGCGTCGCACGGCGCGGGCACGGCACGTTCCTATGAGCTGGGACAGCAGGAGGGCGTTGTCGCGAGCCTGGTGATGATGCTTTCGGGCGTCACGATGGTGCTGATCGCACCGCTGGTGGCGTGGGTGATGTTTTAA
- the actP gene encoding cation/acetate symporter ActP has product MKRILTALAATLPFAAHAADAITGEVQRQPTNWQAIIMFLIFVVLTLYITYWASKRVRSRNDYYTAGGNITGFQNGLAIAGDFMSAASFLGISALVYTSGYDGLIYSLGFLVGWPIILFLIAERLRNLGRYTFADVASYRLKQGPIRTLSACGSLVVVALYLIAQMVGAGKLIELLFGLNYHIAVVLVGVLMVMYVLFGGMLATTWVQIIKAVLLLFGASFMAFMVMKHVGFSFNNLFTEAMSVHPKGEAIMSPGGLVKDPISALSLGLGLMFGTAGLPHILMRFFTVSDAREARKSVFYATGFMGYFYILTFIIGFGAIMLVGANPAFKDAAGALIGGNNMAAVHLADAVGGNLFLGFISAVAFATILAVVAGLTLAGASAVSHDLYANVFRKGASERDELKVSKITVLVLGVVAILLGILFEKQNIAFMVGLAFSIAASCNFPIILLSMYWSKLTTRGAMIGGWLGLLTAVILMILGPTIWVQILGHESAIFPYEYPALFSIAVAFIGIWIFSATDNSPEGNLEREKFRAQFIRSQTGLGVEQGRAH; this is encoded by the coding sequence ATGAAGAGAATTCTGACGGCGCTCGCCGCCACACTTCCCTTTGCTGCCCATGCAGCAGATGCCATTACCGGCGAGGTCCAGCGCCAGCCAACCAACTGGCAGGCGATTATCATGTTCCTGATTTTCGTGGTGCTGACGCTGTATATCACCTACTGGGCGTCGAAACGCGTGCGCTCCCGTAACGATTACTACACCGCGGGCGGCAACATCACCGGCTTCCAGAACGGTCTGGCGATTGCGGGAGACTTTATGTCTGCCGCCTCGTTCCTTGGGATCTCCGCGCTGGTGTATACCTCAGGGTATGACGGCCTGATCTACTCCCTCGGCTTCCTTGTCGGCTGGCCGATCATTCTGTTCCTGATTGCCGAGCGCCTGCGTAACCTGGGGCGCTATACCTTTGCTGACGTCGCCTCCTATCGCCTGAAGCAGGGGCCGATTCGTACCCTCTCCGCCTGCGGTTCGCTGGTGGTGGTGGCGCTGTACCTGATTGCGCAGATGGTGGGTGCGGGTAAGCTGATCGAGCTGCTGTTCGGCCTGAACTACCACATCGCGGTGGTGCTGGTGGGCGTGCTGATGGTGATGTATGTCCTGTTCGGCGGCATGCTGGCCACCACCTGGGTACAGATCATCAAAGCGGTACTGCTGCTGTTCGGCGCCAGCTTTATGGCCTTTATGGTGATGAAGCACGTTGGGTTCAGCTTCAATAATCTGTTTACCGAAGCCATGTCAGTGCATCCGAAAGGGGAAGCGATCATGAGCCCGGGTGGGCTGGTGAAAGATCCGATATCCGCGCTCTCGCTCGGTCTCGGCCTGATGTTCGGTACCGCAGGTCTGCCGCATATCCTGATGCGCTTCTTCACGGTGTCAGATGCGCGTGAAGCGCGTAAGAGCGTGTTCTACGCCACCGGGTTTATGGGTTACTTCTATATCCTGACCTTTATTATCGGCTTTGGCGCGATCATGCTTGTGGGGGCGAACCCGGCGTTTAAAGACGCGGCGGGCGCGCTTATCGGCGGTAACAACATGGCGGCGGTGCATCTGGCCGACGCGGTGGGCGGCAACCTGTTCCTTGGCTTTATCTCTGCCGTGGCCTTCGCCACCATCCTCGCGGTGGTTGCAGGGCTGACGCTGGCCGGCGCGTCGGCGGTCTCGCATGACCTCTACGCCAACGTTTTCCGTAAAGGCGCGAGCGAGCGCGATGAGCTAAAAGTCTCCAAAATCACCGTGCTGGTGCTGGGCGTTGTCGCCATCCTGCTGGGGATTTTGTTCGAGAAACAGAATATCGCCTTTATGGTCGGGCTGGCCTTCTCGATTGCGGCAAGCTGTAACTTCCCGATCATTCTGCTCTCCATGTACTGGTCAAAACTGACCACCCGTGGGGCGATGATCGGCGGCTGGCTGGGCCTGCTGACGGCGGTGATTCTGATGATCCTCGGCCCGACCATCTGGGTGCAGATCCTCGGTCACGAAAGCGCTATCTTCCCGTATGAATACCCGGCGCTGTTCTCCATTGCCGTGGCGTTTATCGGGATCTGGATCTTCTCTGCCACCGATAATTCACCGGAGGGTAACCTGGAGCGTGAAAAATTCCGCGCCCAGTTTATCCGCTCGCAAACCGGCCTGGGCGTTGAGCAGGGCCGCGCGCACTAA
- a CDS encoding DUF485 domain-containing protein codes for MNNDICQQIENSAHYRELVEKRQRFAFLLSIIMLIIYVGFILLIAFAPHWLGTPLHEGTSVTRGIPIGIGVIIISFVLTGVYVWRANGEFDRLNREVLREVKAS; via the coding sequence ATGAATAACGATATTTGTCAGCAGATAGAGAATAGTGCGCACTACAGGGAGCTGGTCGAAAAACGGCAACGGTTTGCCTTCTTGCTTTCCATCATCATGCTAATTATCTACGTCGGCTTTATTCTGCTGATCGCCTTTGCGCCGCACTGGCTGGGCACCCCGCTGCATGAGGGTACCAGCGTCACGCGCGGTATTCCGATTGGGATTGGCGTTATCATCATTTCGTTTGTGCTCACGGGTGTGTACGTCTGGCGTGCGAACGGTGAATTCGATCGTCTTAACAGAGAAGTTCTGCGCGAGGTAAAAGCATCATGA
- the acs gene encoding acetate--CoA ligase, whose protein sequence is MSQIHKHDIPANIADRCLISPEQYQEKYQQSVSSPDAFWGEQGHILDWIKPYQKVKNTSFAPGNVSIKWYEDGTLNLAANCLDRHLAERGNETAIIWEGDDASQSKHISYKELHRDVCRFANVLLAQGIKKGDVVAIYMPMVPEAAVAMLACARIGAIHSVIFGGFSPEAVAGRIVDSNSKLVITADEGVRAGRGIPLKKNVDEALKNPNVKSISNVIVFKRTGGKIDWHEGRDLWWSDLIEKASDQHQPEEMNAEDPLFILYTSGSTGKPKGVLHTTGGYLVYAATTFKYVFDYHPGDIYWCTADVGWVTGHSYLLYGPLACGATTLMFEGVPNWPTPARMCQVVDKHQVNILYTAPTAIRALMAEGDKAIEGTDRSSLRILGSVGEPINPEAWEWYWKKIGNEKCPVMDTWWQTETGGFMITPMPGATQLKAGSATRPFFGVQPALVDNEGNPQEGATEGNLVIVDSWPGQARTLFGDHERFEQTYFSTFKNMYFSGDGARRDEDGYYWITGRVDDVLNVSGHRLGTAEIESALVSHPKIAEAAVVGIPHNIKGQAIYAYVTLNHGEEPSPELYTEVRNWVRKEIGPLATPDVLHWTDSLPKTRSGKIMRRILRKIAAGDTSNLGDTSTLADPGVVDKLLEEKQAIAMPS, encoded by the coding sequence ATGAGCCAAATACACAAACACGACATTCCCGCAAACATTGCGGACCGTTGCCTGATAAGTCCGGAGCAGTACCAGGAGAAATACCAGCAGTCCGTTTCCAGCCCTGACGCGTTCTGGGGTGAGCAGGGTCACATCCTCGACTGGATCAAACCTTATCAGAAGGTAAAGAACACCTCTTTCGCGCCGGGCAACGTCTCCATTAAATGGTATGAAGACGGCACGCTGAACCTGGCGGCGAACTGCCTGGACCGCCATCTTGCCGAACGCGGCAACGAAACGGCCATCATCTGGGAAGGCGACGATGCCTCTCAGAGTAAACACATCTCGTATAAAGAACTGCATCGCGACGTGTGCCGCTTTGCCAACGTGCTGCTGGCCCAGGGCATTAAAAAAGGCGATGTAGTGGCGATCTATATGCCAATGGTGCCGGAAGCGGCGGTGGCTATGCTGGCCTGCGCGCGCATCGGCGCGATCCACTCCGTTATCTTCGGCGGCTTCTCGCCGGAGGCGGTTGCCGGGCGTATTGTCGACTCGAATTCGAAGCTGGTGATCACCGCTGACGAGGGCGTGCGCGCCGGGCGCGGTATTCCGCTGAAGAAAAACGTTGATGAAGCGCTGAAAAACCCGAACGTGAAATCCATCAGTAACGTCATTGTCTTCAAACGCACGGGCGGCAAAATCGACTGGCACGAGGGGCGTGACCTGTGGTGGAGCGATCTGATTGAAAAAGCGAGCGACCAGCATCAGCCGGAAGAGATGAACGCGGAAGATCCGCTGTTTATTCTTTATACCTCCGGCTCCACCGGTAAGCCGAAAGGCGTGCTGCATACCACCGGCGGCTATCTGGTTTACGCGGCCACCACCTTTAAATACGTTTTCGACTACCATCCGGGCGACATCTACTGGTGTACCGCCGACGTGGGCTGGGTCACCGGCCACAGCTACCTGCTGTACGGCCCGCTGGCCTGCGGCGCAACGACGCTGATGTTTGAAGGCGTACCGAACTGGCCAACGCCGGCGCGTATGTGCCAGGTGGTTGATAAGCATCAGGTCAACATTCTCTACACCGCGCCAACGGCGATCCGCGCATTAATGGCGGAAGGCGATAAAGCCATCGAAGGCACGGACCGCTCTTCCCTGCGCATCCTCGGCTCCGTGGGCGAGCCGATCAACCCGGAAGCCTGGGAGTGGTACTGGAAGAAGATCGGCAACGAGAAGTGCCCGGTGATGGACACCTGGTGGCAGACCGAAACCGGCGGCTTTATGATCACCCCGATGCCGGGCGCCACGCAGCTGAAAGCCGGTTCGGCCACCCGTCCGTTCTTCGGGGTACAGCCTGCACTAGTGGATAACGAAGGCAATCCGCAGGAAGGCGCCACCGAGGGCAATCTGGTGATCGTCGATTCCTGGCCTGGCCAGGCGCGTACCCTGTTCGGCGACCACGAGCGGTTCGAGCAGACCTACTTCTCGACCTTCAAAAACATGTACTTCAGCGGCGACGGCGCGCGCCGGGATGAAGACGGTTATTACTGGATCACCGGACGCGTGGACGACGTGCTGAACGTCTCTGGCCACCGTCTGGGCACGGCGGAGATTGAGTCTGCGCTGGTGTCGCATCCGAAGATTGCCGAAGCGGCGGTTGTCGGCATTCCGCACAACATCAAGGGCCAGGCGATCTACGCCTACGTCACCCTGAACCACGGCGAAGAGCCGTCGCCAGAGCTGTATACCGAGGTGCGCAACTGGGTGCGTAAAGAGATCGGCCCGCTTGCCACGCCGGACGTGCTGCACTGGACCGACTCGCTGCCGAAAACCCGTTCCGGCAAGATTATGCGCCGTATCCTGCGCAAAATCGCGGCAGGCGACACCAGTAACCTCGGTGATACCTCAACGCTCGCGGATCCTGGCGTGGTGGACAAACTGCTCGAAGAGAAGCAGGCCATCGCAATGCCTTCATAA